The window ACCTGTGCGAACTCGACGGGGACGATGCCCGAGCAGTTACCGCCCGTCGTCGTCGCTCAGGCCGACTGTACGCTCGAACGGGCCGTCGCCTGCCGCGACAATCCCGAGGCGCTGTCGCCGCCCCAGGAAATCGCCCAGCGGGTGCCGGACCGCTACGAGCGGCACGCCTACCTCCATCGGACGACCGGCGGTTCGTACTTCCACGGCGTCGTCGTCTACGTCGACCCCGAGGCCTAGTCGTCGAAACCGCCCTCGACGGCGTCGCCGGTCCGAATCTCGAAGCGCGCGCCACCATCCTTGCTTTCCGTCGCCTCGACCGTCCAGTCGTGTGCTTCCGCGATTTCACGGACGATAGCGAGGCCGAACCCGGTTCCGTCCTCGTGGGTCGACAGCCCCGGGTCGAAGACCTCCTCGCGGCGGTCCGCGGGAATCCCGGGGCCGTCGTCGGCGACGTAGAAGCCGTCCTTCAGGAGGCCGACGGTGACGGTGACGTCGGCGCCCGCATGCTCCACACAGTTCCGAAAGAGGTTCTCGAAGAGTTGCGTGAGTCGGCTCCGGTCGGTCCGCAGGGTCGTCGTCCCGTCGGTCACGAGCGTGGCGCCGTCGGTGACGACGTGGCCCCACGCGTCGGTGGCGACCGATTCGAGGTCGACGGACTCGGTCTCGTCGACGGTCGTGCCCTCCCGGGCCAGCGTGAGGATGTCCGTGATGAGTTCCTCCATCCGGTCGTGGGAGGCTTCGACGGCGCCGAGATGCTCGCTGTCGACCTCCTCGGCAAGGAATTCGAGGCGGCCCTGTGCTACGCTGAGGGGGCTCCGCAGGTCGTGGGAGATGACCGAGGCGACGCGTTCGAGCCGTTCGTTCTCCCGGCGGAGTTCGGCCTCGGTGCGGCGCTGTTCGAGGCCGATGCCCACCCAGCGGCTCATCAGGTCGACGAGCGTCACCTCCCAGTCGTCGAAGGCCGGTTCCTTGGCTTCGTCGCTGTAGAAACAGAACGTGCCGTAGAGGTCCCCGTCGACGAAAACGGGCGCGCCGAGATAACAGGCCATGCCGAGGTCCCGCACCCCGACCCGTTCGAACTGGTCCGGCGCCTCGTCTTCCAGGTCGCCGATGACGACGTCGCCTTCCGTCGAGACGACGCGTTCGCAGACGGTCGCCGACAGTGGAACGGTATCGCCGGCCTCGACGGCGCCGTCGTCGGCCTGGACGATTTCGAAGACGTACTGGTCGCCTTCGACGTGCGAGAGCGTGCCGTATCTCGTTCCGAGGGTCCGACAACCGATTTCGAGGAGGGTCGCCACCTGCTCGTCGAAGGACTTCCCGCGGGCGGCGATGACCTCGTACATCTCCCGGAAGGCCGCCTCCCGGGTTTCGAGGGAGGCTTCGGCGTGGTCGTCGCGGCGCTCGACGACCGCAAGCACCAACGGTTCCTCGGTATCCAGCCGTGTGAACGTGACCGTACAGGGCCGGCGGCCGCCGCTCGCGGTTTCGAGCGCCGTCAGCCGAACGGTCTCGTCGCCCGCGAAGCCGGCTTCGAGACCGGTCGCGAAGGCGTCGTCGGCGAATACGGTCCGGTGATGTTCGCCGTCAAGGGGCGCCTGCCCGGCCATCTCGTGGAGGGCGTCGTTGCTCCGGCGTATCGTCCCGTCGGCCGAGAGAATACAGAGCGGGGCCCCTATGGCGTCGAAGGCGGCAGCGCCGACCCGGTCCGAACTCATTACCGCTTATAGGGGCGGATAGCTTTTGAACCACCCGATTCCGGTGGATTTCGGTGACTCGTCGGCTTCGAGGAGGGGCTATCGCTCGTCGATGGTGGGTCGCGGCACGAAAAGAGGGTCAGCCTCGTGGTGGCCGTCACAGCAGGCCGTCATCGTCGGTCGACAGGGTGTCGTCGATGGTGTCGGTGGTGTCGTTGACGGTGTCGTCGACGGTGTCAGTCGTATCGTTGACGGTGTCGTCGACCGTGTCGGTCGTGTCGTCGATGAGACTCCCATCGGGCGTCGGTGTCGGTGTCTCGGTGGGCGTCGCCGTCGGCTCCGGGGTCGGCGTGGGCGTCGGCGTATCGGTGGGCGTATCGGTCGCTGTCGGCGTGGGCGTCGGCGACGCCGTCGGCGTATCGGTGGGCGTGTCGGTCGGCACCGGCGTCGGGGTTTCGGTCGCCTGGGTGCCGCTGACTGCGGAACTCTCGGTTGGCGAGGGGGTCGCCGTCGTAATCGCGTCCTGGCCGGCGTCGGGCGCGTCGTTGGGGACCGGCAGCGGCATCGCGGCCGCGAGGAAGCTTATCAGCACTAGCATCGTCACGACGCCGATAACCGTCGCCGTGGTCCGCGAGTAGGTGGCGGCCTTGTATCCGCTCCCGCCGTCGTCGTCGCTCGTCGTGGATGAGGGGGACGTGTTCGGCCCATCATTCGCAGCAGTCGAGGAACCGGTCGCGGTGGCGCTCGTGGTCCCTTTGCTCCGGGACCGTGACCGCTTCGAGCCGAACTCCGGCGGTTCGGACTGTTCGACGTCCTTGACCGAACTCTCGACGCGGTCCTGTGGCGCGCCCGCCGTTTCGTCGTCAGGTGCGGTGGGCCCGTCGCTTCCGTCGTCAGACTCGTCGTCATCGTCCAGCGCGGCGGCCTCGACCGCATCGAAGGCGGCCTCCATCGGGTCGATATCGGTATCGCCTTCGTCGCCGGTGTCCGTGTCGTCGGTGTCCGTGTCGCTGGTGTCCGTGTCGTCGGTGTCCGAACCGCCGGCCTCCGCGCCGTCCTCGTCGGTTTCGGCCGACGTGTCTTCGGTGTCGTCCGCATCGGGGAACGCTTCGACTACGTCCGCGGCCGCGGTTTCGTCGGCGTCATCGTCCTCCCCGTCATTGAATATGAATCCAACCTCGTCGGCTTCCGAGGCCGTCTCCTCGATGGCGTCGTCGGCGGCTTCGTCTGCCGCGGTGTCTGCCATGGCGTCTGCCGTGGCGTCGGCAGCCGCACCGGCACCGACGACGCTGGCGGCGGTTTTCCGCTCGCCGAACAGCGACGTGAGGACGCTGAGGTCCTGTGGTTCGTGGGCCGCGGGTAGCAGGTGGAAGTGGGCGTGAGCGCCGGCCTGCTCGAACTTCGAGGTCATCTCGTTGAGGAACTGGAAGACCCGGTTGGCGTCCACGTACTGCAACAGCGCGGTGACCGAGTCGAAGCAGACGACGGTCTGCTGGTCGGTGTCGGCCCACGCCGAGAGGAACTCGGAGATGGCGATGCCGACGCCGGTGAGGTCGCTTGGGTCGGAAATCCGGCGGACGGCGGGCCCGCCGCGTCGGTCGGGTTCGCTGCGGCCGTCGGCGCCGCCCATCTCGACGCTCACGATGCCGATGTTGGCGGGTGGGGCGTGGGCGTGGTCGCGCCACGCGGCGAGTCGCTGGTCGGCGGATTTCGTGAACGTGACGAACACCACGTCGACGGCACTGGGGTCGTCGACCCCTGAGAGGGTCATACACGCCTCCTCGTCGCAGTCGTCGTGGCCGTCCACCTCCAACAACACGTTCGCCGCCCCTGATGGTGTTTCGTCGCTCATTGGTAGTTACACCCGCGGTCCGAAGCGAGGCTCCGTGACCGCTGATTATCATGTGTTATCGCTTACCAGTATAATACTCGCGCTCCGTTTCAGCGCTCGAAACGACCGATACCTCCGCGCTCAGTCCGACTTCTCACCGGATTCCCGGACCGTCAACACGGGCGGGTCGGCCGTCCGAAGGACGCGCTCGGTCGTGCTGCCGAGCAGGGCGCGTTCGAGGCCGCTCCGTCCGTGAGTTCCCATGACGATGAGGTCGACGTCGTTCTCGGTGGCGTAGTCGACGATGACCTGATGGGGCGCGCCCGCGCCGAGTTCGGCGCGAATCGACGTGATATCGGCGGCTTTCGCCTTGGTACGGGCGTCGCTGATGGCTGCCTCACCTTCGGCTTCGAGGGAATCGTACAGCTCGGGCTGGTCCTCGGTGGGAATCCGCGTCTCGTCGACGACATAGAGGAAATGCAATCGGGCGTCGTGGGTCTTGGCGTGGTCGATAGCTTCCTCGACGGCCGCCGTCGCACACGTCGACCCGTCGGTCGGTACGAGGATATCGTCGTACATATCGCCGACTTCGGCCGAGAAACCCTTAAACGGCCGTGGCGATGTTCGGCGGTAGCTTCTTGCCCGCCCCGTTCCGAAATTTCGAGTATAAGAGTTGTGCTGGTGTCAAATACAGCCAACCGTGTGAGGGAAGCATGACGACGCATCGTGAACCGCTGGATTCGGTGCTCGAGACCGTCGGAGAGACGCCGCTGGTTCGGGTGGGGGCGGCCCCCGAGGAGGTCCCCGTCTACGCCAAACTGGAGTCGTTCAACCCCGGCGCCAGCGTGAAGGACCGCATCGGCGAGCACATCATTCGCGGGTTGCTGGAGCAGGGTGACCTCGACCCCGGCGGGACGATAATCGAACCGACCGCCGGCAACACCGGCATCGGGATGGCGCTGGCGGCCACGCAGTTGGACGTCGCGGCCGTCTTCGTCGTCCCCGAGAAGTTCAGCGTCGAGAAACAGCAACTCATGGCCGCCCTCGGCGCCGAAGTGGTCAACACCCCGACCGACGACGGCATGGAGGGCGCCATCGAGCGCGCCCACGCCATGGCCGCCGACCGTGAGAACGCCGTCGTCCCCCAGCAGTTCGCGAACCCGCTGAACGTCGAAGCCCACTACGAGACCACCGGCCCCGAAATCTACGAGGCGCTGGACGGCGAGGTCGGCGCGGTCGTCATGGGGTGTGGCACCGCCGGTACCCTGATGGGCACCGCGAAGTACCTCCGCGAGCAGAACCCCGAGACCCACGTCGTCGCCGTCGAACCCGAGGGCTCCCTTCTGGCCGAGCGGTTCGGCGAGGAAAACGAGAAGCGCGAGTACCACATCGAGGGCATCGGCACCCACGACCCCACGACGAACGAACTGTTCGACCCCGAACTGGTCGACGACGTCGTCCAAATCAGCGACCGACGCGCCCACGACGAACTCAAGCGCCTCGCCCGCGAGGAGGGCCATCTGGTCGCCTCCAGTTCCGGCGCCGCCAGCGCCGCCGCCCTCGATACCGCCGAGGCAATTCGCGACGGCGAGGTCGATGTCCCCTACGACACCGTCGCAACGGTGTTTCCCGACTCCAGCGAACGCTACCTCTCGAAGGGTATCTACGAGTCCTTCGAGGGATGGACACAGTAACATGACACACGACGATTCAGACGCCGATTCGGACCGCGACGCATCGCCCGCCAACGAACGCTTCGAAACCCGCGCCATCCACGCCGGCCAAGACCCCGACCCCGAGACGGGCGCGCTGATGACGCCCATCCACGCCAACTCCACCTACGCGCAGGACCGTCCCGGCGAGGACCGCGGCTACGAGTACTCCCGTACTGGCAATCCGACCCGCTCGGATCTCGAAGCCAACCTCGCGGACCTCGAAAACGGCAGCCACGCGCGGGCCTTCTCCTCGGGGATGGCCTCCATCAACACGGTTCTGAACACCCTCGAAGCCGGCGACGACGTAGTCGCCGGCTCGGACATCTACGGCGGCACCCACCGCCTCTTCACGCAGGTCTACGAGCAGTTCGACCTCTCGTTTTCGTTCGTCGACACCACCGACCTCTCGGCGGTCGAAGAGGCGATACAGGACGACACCGAACTCCTGTGGGTCGAGACGCCGACCAACCCCCTGCTCCAGATTAACGACATCGCCGCACTCGCGGAGATTGCCCACGAGAACGACGCCCTCTGTGCGGTCGACAACACCTTCGCGACGCCCTATCTCCAGCGGCCCCTCGATTTGGGCGCCGACATCGTCTCCCATTCCCTCACGAAGTACCTCGGCGGTCACTCGGACGTCATCGGCGGCGCGCTGGTCACCGACGACCCCGAACTCGACGAACAGTTCGGCTTCTATCAGAACAGCGTCGGCGCCACGCCCGGCCCCTTCGAGTGCTTCCTCGTGTTGCGGGGCACCAAGACGCTGCCCGTCCGCATGGACCGCCACTGTGAGAACGCCCGCCAACTCGCGGTCTGGCTGGAGGACCACCCCGACGTGAGCGAGGTGTACTACCCCGGCCTCGAATCCCACCCTGGCCACGATATCGCCGTCCGGCAGATGGACGACTTCGGCGGGATGGTGAGTTTCGAACTCGACGCGACGCTCGAAGAGACCAGCGACATCTGCGCGGAAACGGAGGTGTTCACCCTCGCCGAGAGCCTCGGCGGCGTCGAGAGCCTCATCGAACAGCCGGCGGCGATGACCCACGCCGCGATTCCCCAAGAAGAGCGGGAGGCTTCCGGCCTCTCGGACGGCCTCATCCGTGCCAGCGTCGGCATCGAACACTACGAGGACCTGCGCGCGGACCTCCAGTCGGCTATCGACGCCGTGCTACACTAGCTCAGGCCGCCTCGACGGCGTCGAGCAGGGCCTCGTAATCGGGTTCGTTCGTCGGGTCGTCGGCCTCCCAACTGTAGGTCACGGTGCCGTCCTCGTCGAGGACGTAGACGGCCCGGTTTGCGACCCCGTACAGCCCCAGATCCGGCAGGTCGAGCGTGAGGTCGTAGGCCTCGATGGCTTCGCCGTTCATGTCGCTGACGAGGTCGAACCCGAGGCCGTATTCGTCGGCGAACGCCTCCTGGGAGAACGACGAATCGGCGCTGATTCCGAAGACGGTCGCCCCCGCGTCGTCGAAGGCCTCGAAACGCTCCTGCAGGGCCACCATCTCGTTCGAACACGGCGGCGTGAACGCCCCCGGGAAAAATGCCAGTACGACGGGCCCATCGCCGAGATACTCCGAGAGGTCGAACGTCTCGTGGTCGCTGCCCCTGTACGTCGCTGTAAACGTCGGTGCGGTGTCTCCAGTCGAAACCATACCAACGAATATGGGGCGGAACGGACCTAAACGCTTGGCCGAACACGGTCGCTTTCCCCTTCACTGATAGCCTGCCATTTATACGGCATCCCGCGCCACCTCGGAACGAATGCCCTCCGACGAGTGGTCGGGTCCCGCCCCCACGCCGACAGCCCCCCGAACGAGCACGCGAGCGGTCCTCGCTATCGGTATCGCTACCGGCGTCATCTCGCTGGCCTTCATGTGGTTGACCGCGCCCGAGCAGGTTCGCCTCGCCTCGGACGTCTACATGCGGGCCGCCGAGGCGCTGCTGGCGGGCGAGGACATCTACGCGGTGTCGCCGTCGCGGCTGAACGACTACTATTATCTCTACCCGCCCATCGTCACGCTCCTGTTCGTCCCCCACGCCCTCGTCGGGAGTTCGCTGGTCGCCTTCGGCATCCAGACGGCCCTGAACGTCGGCGCCAGCGTCGGCACGGCCGCCATCATCTATCGCGCGCTTCAGCGCCGCGGTATCGCCCTCGAACGCTTCGATTTCGGCCTGCTCGTCGGGTTCGTCCTCACGTCGGCCTACGCCGCGATTCCATTGATAAACGGGCAGGTGACCCACTGGCTGGCGCTGGCCTTCGCGGTCGGCTTCGACGCCCTCGACCGCCGGAGGGAATCGCTCGCTGGCGCGGCCTTCGCTGTCGCGGCGCTTATAAAGGTATTTCCGGCGGCTATCGGCCTGTGGCTGCTCCGCCGGCGCGCGTGGCGCGCGGTCGGCGTCGCCGTCCTGACGGGGATGGGCGGCCTCCTGCTCGGCGTGCTGCTGTTCGGCCCTGACCTCACGGTGACCTACTTTTCGGACGTCCTCGTCGGCCGCTATACGGGCAGCAGTTTCGACGGGACGCCCGCCGTCTCGCGGAACGTCGACGGCCTCCGGCGGCAGTTGGCCGCGCTGGTTGACGTCTCTCGCCCCGTCCGAACGGCCCTTTCGGTCGGAATACTCGCGCCGATTCTCGCCATTCTTTATAAAGAGACGGACACCGATGCCCGGCGACAGGCCGCCGGACTCGGAACAGTCGTTGCGACGCTGCTGTTCCTGCCGCTCCAGCCGATGTATTCGCTGCTGTTCGTCTTCCCGCTCTGTGTTCTGCTGTATCGGCTACCGTCGGGCCGTCCCCGAACAGTCCTCGTCGTCGGAACGCTGTGTTCGTATCTCGTTGTCGGCTTCGAGGAGGTCGTCATCGCAGTCGAGGCGGTCCCGATTCCGGAAGCGGTCGCCGCGCCGCTCCTCGGCGCCGTCGAGGCGGTTTTCACCGTCATCCTCCCGCCGACGGTCGGTCTCTGGCTGCTACTGGCGGCCTGCGTCCTCGTCGCTCGCGATTCAGAACTGCAGATGTGAGGTGGAACTCGGGCCGTCATCGTCGTCGATGCCCCCCTCGTGGCGGAATTCGAGGTCCTCGTCGGTGAGGTAGATTTGGCCGTGTCGCACCGAGATGTCGACCTCGGCGAGCGTCGAGCCGGCGGCCTTGCCGTTGTCACAGTAGCCCGATTCGGCGTCGAACATCGAGCCGTGTTTCGGGCAAATAATCTCTCCGTTCCGCATCGCGGCGCCGTTGCCGCGGTCGAGGCGCTGGTCGGTCTCGTGCTGACAGAAGTTCTTCCATGCGGAGACGCCATCGGAGAGGGACACGAGGATGACTTCTTCGAGGTTGCCGTCGGCCTCCTCGACGGTGAAGAGATACGAGCCGTTGTCGGGAATCTCGTCGGTGCTCGCGATGAGGGTCGTCATCGGCGGCCATAGGCGGGGCGATGACTTGACGGCTTGGGACGCCGACCGGTCGTACCGCCCCCGCCGACTCGACGCTCGAATAGACCAGAAGTTTCAGGGAAACGCGTACTAAAGGAGGGGATAACCGTCGCTTCGCGCGGGACGGAGCGACCCCATACAACCGATGACTGGCGCCGATATATCGAACGTGGTCCTCGTGACCGTCGACTCGCTCCGAGCGGACGCCACGGCTCCCTACGACGAAAGCCGTCATACGCCGGTTATCGAGGAACTGGCCGAAGAGGGGACGGTCTTCGAACACGCCTTCGCGACGGGCAACTGGACCCCGTTTTCGTTCCCGGGTATTCTCGCCTCCCGCCCCGTCTTCGCTGATTCGGGCGATATCGGCGTCGAGAAGGCCGACACGCTCGCCGAAACCCTCTCGGGAGCCGGTCTCGAGACGGGCGGGTTCAACGCCGCCAACGGCTTTCTGACCAGCCACTGGGGCTACGACGACGGCTTCGACGAGTTCGAACCGTTCGTCACCGGCAGTTCCAGGTTCTACAGCCAGTATCTCGCCGCTCATCCGACCGTCGAGGCGTGGCTCCAGTTGGCGGCCTCGCCGTTCCGGCGGTTCGCCTCGAAACTCCGCCGCGACGGCAACGACAAGCCCTTCTTCGACGCCTCCCGCGGCCTCGACGTCGAGCGGTCGGCCACCGGCTTCATCGACGACACCGACGAACCGTTCTTCCTGTGGGTTCACTACATGGACACCCACACGCCCTACGTCCCCGCCCCGCGATACGTCCGTGAGGTCTCCGATTCCCGCCTCGGCACCCACCGGATGCTCATGGCCCACACCCGAACGGGGCTGGGCTGGGAGGTCGGCGACCGCACCCTCCAGGACCTCCGGACGCTCTATCAGGGCGGTACCCGGCAGGTCGACGCCAGCATCGGCCGGATTCGCGAGGCGCTGTCGGCGGCGGGCGTCGCGGACGACACCGCCATGATCGTCGCGGGCGACCACGGCGAGGAGTTTCAGGAACACGGCCACCTCGCTCACTACCCGAAACTCTACGACGAACTCATTCACGTCCCGCTTATCGTCGATATACCGGGTGTCGACGGCGGCCGCGTCGAGGAAGCGGTCGGCCTCGACGATATTCCGCCGACGGTATGCGGCCTGCTCGGCGTCGACGGGCGGGATTCGTGGGTCGGCGAGGACCTCACGCCGACGCTTCTCGACGGCGAGACGCCGTCCGGCGACCCAATCGTATCGGTGGCCGTCCGCGGTGAGGAGGTGACAACCCAGCCTATCCCCCGGAGTTTGGTGGAGGGCGACCTCCTCGTCAGCGCCCGCACGACCGAGTGGACCTATATCCGGAACACCGAAAGCGGCGAGGAGGAACTCTACTATCGGCCGACGGACCCGACCCAGCAGGAGAACCTGATGGGGGATGTCGACGCGGACACCAACGCCGACGCCGACGCTACGGCGGCCATCGAACACCTCCGACCCATCGCCGAGCGACACGCGGCGTCGCTTTCGTCGGAAGGGCCGACGGCCAGCGGCGATGTCGACGAGGACCTCGAACGACGGCTCTCGGCGCTCGGCTACCGATAGATGGTACGGGAGACCCTCCGCCAACTCGTCGAGGGCCCCCTCGCAGTTCGGCTGCGGCGGTTCGCCGCCGTCGGCGCGCTCGCGGCGGGTGTCCAACTCGTCTTGCTGTGGCTGCTCGTCGATATGGGGGAACTCAACTACATCGTGGCGGCGTTTCTGGCTATCGAGACCACCATCATCTTCCAGTATGTCCTCAACAACGCGTGGACGTTCCACGCCGACCGCAAGACCGAACGCTGGTCGTACGTCTACGGACTGGTGAAGACGAACATCGTCCGCGGGTCGGCGATTCCCATCCAGTTGTTCGTCCTCTACGTCTTCGTGGCGTTCGGGTCGCTGCAGTATCTGGTAGCGAACGCCATCGCCATCGCGGCGACCGGCCTCTACCGCTACGTTCTCGACGCGCGATGGACGTGGTCGTAGGCCCCTCCCCTTCTCCGCTTATATATCGCCGATAGGCTCGTCGACGCCACCGAAGTAGCGTTCGGCGACGTGTTCGGCCGTCCGCAGCGCCAGCGCCTGGCCAGTATGCGTCGGGTTCGCGCCGCCGACGCCGTTCGAGAGCGCCGAGTGGTCGGCGATGAACAGCCGGTTCACGTCCTTTGCCTCGCCGCCGGTATCCAGCACCTTCCCCATCGCCATCGAGGACTGCATGTGCAGGAGGATGGGTGCGGCGTCGGTTCGGTGGATGTGTTCGGCGCCCGCCTCATCGAGGATTTCGGCGGCACGGACGGCGAGGTCGTCGCGCCGCTGGTCGTCCTCGGGGTGGGCCTCCCATTCGACCTGCGGGACCGGACCGTGTTCGTCCTCGGTCGATTCGTCGACGGAGACACCGTTCGTCTTCCGCGGCCGGTCGTCGGTATGACAGATGAGCGTCAGCGTCCGTCGGTAGTCGGCCATCCGTTCTTTCAGTTCGCGGCCGGCCAAGCGTCCGGCGCTATCCCACGGCTTGCCCGCCGTCTCGCGGTCGAAGGCCCACTCGCCCCGCCCGGCGGCGTAGACGGCCATCGCGGTGATGCCGGGCGCGAAGGTGTTGACCGCGATACCGCCCGTTCCGGGCACGTCGACCCGCGAGCCGGCGGCCTGTCCCTGGTGGGGTTCGGTCCGCCGCTGGCCGATGAGGTCCTCCAGCGTGTCGGGGTCGAAGACGCCCGCGACGAAATCGAAGTGGTGGGTGGTCAGCCCCTTGCCGACCCAACCGTTGTCCGGTAGGCCGCTGTTGAGCCACAGCCGTGGCGTCTCCACGCAGCCGGCCGCTAACACGACGGTATCGGCGCGGACGCGCTCGGTCGTCCCCGCCCACGTGTCGCGGAATTCGACGCCGGTCGCCTCGATAGACCCGGGACCGCCCTCGGTCAGCACCTCCGTCGCGAAGGCGTTCGGCCGGACTTCGACGTTGCCGGTATCGAGCGCCCGCGGGACGAGCGAGATACTGGCCGACCGCTTGGCCCGTTCGCGATAGGGCGCTCCGCGAGGATGTGGACCGCCCTGATGTTCGTGCATTGCGAGCGTGTCGCCCTCGTAGTCGGGATAGCGATAGGCGTCGTCCGCCTCGTTGTCCCCACTTTCTTCGTCCCCGCCGTCCCGCATCAGCCGCTCGTCGGGGTGCGTGATGGCGTTCGGGAACGGCCGGTAGCCCTCCGTCGTGACGTTCAGCCCATCGTTCAACTCGTAGCCCGCACGGCGCGCCCCCTCGAAGAACGCCTCGCCCTTCGGCGTCGTCGGCGCGGGCTTGACCGGGTGAGCCTCCTCCAGCAGTTGATAGTAGGGCACCAAATCGGCGTAGTCGATGGGCCAATGCGGCTGGTCGTCGATGCTCTCGACGAACGCTCGCGGGTGGTTCGCGTAGTAGTGTTGGGTCGTTCCGCCGACGCCCGACAACTGCGAGATGAGTGCCTGCTGTGGGACGGTGCGCTGCCACGGCGGCCGTTCGGCGT of the Natronomonas halophila genome contains:
- a CDS encoding DUF7504 family protein; the encoded protein is MSDETPSGAANVLLEVDGHDDCDEEACMTLSGVDDPSAVDVVFVTFTKSADQRLAAWRDHAHAPPANIGIVSVEMGGADGRSEPDRRGGPAVRRISDPSDLTGVGIAISEFLSAWADTDQQTVVCFDSVTALLQYVDANRVFQFLNEMTSKFEQAGAHAHFHLLPAAHEPQDLSVLTSLFGERKTAASVVGAGAAADATADAMADTAADEAADDAIEETASEADEVGFIFNDGEDDDADETAAADVVEAFPDADDTEDTSAETDEDGAEAGGSDTDDTDTSDTDTDDTDTGDEGDTDIDPMEAAFDAVEAAALDDDDESDDGSDGPTAPDDETAGAPQDRVESSVKDVEQSEPPEFGSKRSRSRSKGTTSATATGSSTAANDGPNTSPSSTTSDDDGGSGYKAATYSRTTATVIGVVTMLVLISFLAAAMPLPVPNDAPDAGQDAITTATPSPTESSAVSGTQATETPTPVPTDTPTDTPTASPTPTPTATDTPTDTPTPTPTPEPTATPTETPTPTPDGSLIDDTTDTVDDTVNDTTDTVDDTVNDTTDTIDDTLSTDDDGLL
- a CDS encoding PLP-dependent cysteine synthase family protein gives rise to the protein MTTHREPLDSVLETVGETPLVRVGAAPEEVPVYAKLESFNPGASVKDRIGEHIIRGLLEQGDLDPGGTIIEPTAGNTGIGMALAATQLDVAAVFVVPEKFSVEKQQLMAALGAEVVNTPTDDGMEGAIERAHAMAADRENAVVPQQFANPLNVEAHYETTGPEIYEALDGEVGAVVMGCGTAGTLMGTAKYLREQNPETHVVAVEPEGSLLAERFGEENEKREYHIEGIGTHDPTTNELFDPELVDDVVQISDRRAHDELKRLAREEGHLVASSSGAASAAALDTAEAIRDGEVDVPYDTVATVFPDSSERYLSKGIYESFEGWTQ
- a CDS encoding universal stress protein; protein product: MYDDILVPTDGSTCATAAVEEAIDHAKTHDARLHFLYVVDETRIPTEDQPELYDSLEAEGEAAISDARTKAKAADITSIRAELGAGAPHQVIVDYATENDVDLIVMGTHGRSGLERALLGSTTERVLRTADPPVLTVRESGEKSD
- a CDS encoding Rieske (2Fe-2S) protein; the encoded protein is MTTLIASTDEIPDNGSYLFTVEEADGNLEEVILVSLSDGVSAWKNFCQHETDQRLDRGNGAAMRNGEIICPKHGSMFDAESGYCDNGKAAGSTLAEVDISVRHGQIYLTDEDLEFRHEGGIDDDDGPSSTSHLQF
- a CDS encoding redoxin domain-containing protein — encoded protein: MVSTGDTAPTFTATYRGSDHETFDLSEYLGDGPVVLAFFPGAFTPPCSNEMVALQERFEAFDDAGATVFGISADSSFSQEAFADEYGLGFDLVSDMNGEAIEAYDLTLDLPDLGLYGVANRAVYVLDEDGTVTYSWEADDPTNEPDYEALLDAVEAA
- a CDS encoding sulfatase, which gives rise to MTGADISNVVLVTVDSLRADATAPYDESRHTPVIEELAEEGTVFEHAFATGNWTPFSFPGILASRPVFADSGDIGVEKADTLAETLSGAGLETGGFNAANGFLTSHWGYDDGFDEFEPFVTGSSRFYSQYLAAHPTVEAWLQLAASPFRRFASKLRRDGNDKPFFDASRGLDVERSATGFIDDTDEPFFLWVHYMDTHTPYVPAPRYVREVSDSRLGTHRMLMAHTRTGLGWEVGDRTLQDLRTLYQGGTRQVDASIGRIREALSAAGVADDTAMIVAGDHGEEFQEHGHLAHYPKLYDELIHVPLIVDIPGVDGGRVEEAVGLDDIPPTVCGLLGVDGRDSWVGEDLTPTLLDGETPSGDPIVSVAVRGEEVTTQPIPRSLVEGDLLVSARTTEWTYIRNTESGEEELYYRPTDPTQQENLMGDVDADTNADADATAAIEHLRPIAERHAASLSSEGPTASGDVDEDLERRLSALGYR
- a CDS encoding glycosyltransferase family 87 protein; amino-acid sequence: MPSDEWSGPAPTPTAPRTSTRAVLAIGIATGVISLAFMWLTAPEQVRLASDVYMRAAEALLAGEDIYAVSPSRLNDYYYLYPPIVTLLFVPHALVGSSLVAFGIQTALNVGASVGTAAIIYRALQRRGIALERFDFGLLVGFVLTSAYAAIPLINGQVTHWLALAFAVGFDALDRRRESLAGAAFAVAALIKVFPAAIGLWLLRRRAWRAVGVAVLTGMGGLLLGVLLFGPDLTVTYFSDVLVGRYTGSSFDGTPAVSRNVDGLRRQLAALVDVSRPVRTALSVGILAPILAILYKETDTDARRQAAGLGTVVATLLFLPLQPMYSLLFVFPLCVLLYRLPSGRPRTVLVVGTLCSYLVVGFEEVVIAVEAVPIPEAVAAPLLGAVEAVFTVILPPTVGLWLLLAACVLVARDSELQM
- a CDS encoding cystathionine gamma-synthase, encoding MTHDDSDADSDRDASPANERFETRAIHAGQDPDPETGALMTPIHANSTYAQDRPGEDRGYEYSRTGNPTRSDLEANLADLENGSHARAFSSGMASINTVLNTLEAGDDVVAGSDIYGGTHRLFTQVYEQFDLSFSFVDTTDLSAVEEAIQDDTELLWVETPTNPLLQINDIAALAEIAHENDALCAVDNTFATPYLQRPLDLGADIVSHSLTKYLGGHSDVIGGALVTDDPELDEQFGFYQNSVGATPGPFECFLVLRGTKTLPVRMDRHCENARQLAVWLEDHPDVSEVYYPGLESHPGHDIAVRQMDDFGGMVSFELDATLEETSDICAETEVFTLAESLGGVESLIEQPAAMTHAAIPQEEREASGLSDGLIRASVGIEHYEDLRADLQSAIDAVLH
- a CDS encoding GAF domain-containing sensor histidine kinase; translation: MSSDRVGAAAFDAIGAPLCILSADGTIRRSNDALHEMAGQAPLDGEHHRTVFADDAFATGLEAGFAGDETVRLTALETASGGRRPCTVTFTRLDTEEPLVLAVVERRDDHAEASLETREAAFREMYEVIAARGKSFDEQVATLLEIGCRTLGTRYGTLSHVEGDQYVFEIVQADDGAVEAGDTVPLSATVCERVVSTEGDVVIGDLEDEAPDQFERVGVRDLGMACYLGAPVFVDGDLYGTFCFYSDEAKEPAFDDWEVTLVDLMSRWVGIGLEQRRTEAELRRENERLERVASVISHDLRSPLSVAQGRLEFLAEEVDSEHLGAVEASHDRMEELITDILTLAREGTTVDETESVDLESVATDAWGHVVTDGATLVTDGTTTLRTDRSRLTQLFENLFRNCVEHAGADVTVTVGLLKDGFYVADDGPGIPADRREEVFDPGLSTHEDGTGFGLAIVREIAEAHDWTVEATESKDGGARFEIRTGDAVEGGFDD
- a CDS encoding GtrA family protein, whose protein sequence is MVRETLRQLVEGPLAVRLRRFAAVGALAAGVQLVLLWLLVDMGELNYIVAAFLAIETTIIFQYVLNNAWTFHADRKTERWSYVYGLVKTNIVRGSAIPIQLFVLYVFVAFGSLQYLVANAIAIAATGLYRYVLDARWTWS